The region CAGGAGGCAGAGCAGTCAATCTCTGTAATGTATCCCCTTTTGACcctgtctgtgtatgtgtgtcaggtGGTGGAGGAATCAGCTGTGTGTTGCAAGATGGAAAGGTGTTTGAGAAGGCAGGAGTCAATGTGTCAGTGGTGTTTGGAAACCTCACAGAAGAGGCTGCCAAGCAGATGAGGAGCAGAGGGAAAGTCCTCAAAGGGAAAGATGGTAAGTTTTGTTTACCTGATATTTGTATGCAAGCTTAAACCTTGACATAGTTTATGACCAGAGGTGTGCTGACCTACATTAAGAGTTATACATCATGGATCGGGCTGTCCATTTACCCAGCACTTCTTCtagtacacacacagatattcatTCATTGTTGCATCTACAAACAGTTATGTCTTACATTGGACTTTACAAATCcatttttactgtttcactCTCAGTGAGTGAGAATGtctgaactgtgtgtgtttcaatttTCACGTTATCTTTGGTGTTTTCTCTCAGGCAAGCTGCCATTCTGTGCCATGGGAGTGAGCTCCGTTATCCACCCCAAGAACCCCCACATCCCCACAGTGCACTTCAACTACAGATACTTTGAGATCGAGGAGGAAGATGGTGAGTGTGTGATTGTCAGTACTTGACGTCAACAATTGTGTGTTGGTGTCCGTGACACTATTGAGttcatgaatgaatgataacccttgtgtgtgtgtgtgtgtgtgtgtgtgtgtgtgtgtgtgtgtgtgtgtgttccaggcTCTAAGCAGTGGTGGTTTGGTGGAGGAACGGACCTGACTCCAGTTTATATCAATAAAGAAGATGCCTTTCACTTCCACAACACCCTGAAGGAGGCCTGTGACAAGCACCATTCGCAGTACTACAGCGACTTCAAGAAATGGTACTGTCACAGTGAAAGTTAGGTCCTGTACTTAGTCACGTACGCATCCGTAGGCCTGATTtctgggtgtttgtgtgtggatcACAATGGGTGTATCCTTACTGCATGATGATGATAAGAGGAAGTCTCTGCCTAAAATCTGCAGTCGCAGAAAAACCGTTGAGACATGACGTTGGCCAGTGAATGACCTTAGGGGATATGAAAAGACGGGTGTGGTTTATCTGATGTGGCTGGTCATAAGTGGATTTTGTTAATTCAAAATTAATTGTGAGGGAACACAAAAGTAGTTCAGACTAAAATTCCCACTGTGGATGTATCTAGGTCCagttgtgtattttattgtttggcTGTAAATtagtttttagtagtttttttgTGGAGGACTGACTAAATGCAGACAACATGAGGCAATGTTAAAGCTACCGGGCAGCTACATATTTTGAAGTTTAATAAATGGAGAATGctatataattataaatatgCTATCTaaactatttacattttaaatattatgatATGATATCAGCTCCTCAGAATTGGTCAATACAGAACAAGCCATTCGTAGCTAATGTACCTCATGTAGTGCATATTGTGATCtttactgttttcacagttGAATCTTCCACCATTAACCAAACAGAAAGCTTGACAGGGAAACAAACTTATTTTCTAATCCAGTTCTGTTGTTGTCCAGGTGTGACAGATACTTCTACATCCGCCACAGAGGAGAGACTCGGGGTATAGGAGGGATCTTCTTCGATGACCTGGACAGCCCCAGTCAAGAGGAGGCATTCAACTTCGTCAAGAGCTGCGCCCGCACTGTGGTGCCGTGCTACCTGCCCATAATATACAAACACCTTAAAGACCCCTTTACTGATGAGGAGAAAGACTGGCAGCAGGTACGACGAGGCAGGTGAGTATTTGACATAAGGTTTGATTCACAAAAGAACTGCTGGCTGTTAGATTTTGCAAGGTGATTTTTTTGCATGGTTTAGCCCATTTTAGTTCAGTCACTCAGAACTCCTAGTTTTAGGATCTCCCATGATTTCAGCTATTTATCAAACTGACTATGaagataaataattaatataatagaTGCAAAATGGATTATCGAAATTTCTGGTGTAGACTTAAGACTCTACTGCAGACTATGTGGTCCAAAGCCAGAGCAGGTTCTTGCATAGCTCTCTGCCCCAGCTGGGAGTATTGAGTCATCTGGTgggagattaaaaaaacagaattgaGGAAAGAGCTAGTTTTTTATGAATGGGAAGAAGTGTGATAGTGAGCCAGACACTCTGAGAATGATTGGATGGGTGAGATGAAGTGTGAGGTAGGAGAAAGAAGAGGCTGGACTAGAGAGGATGGCTTGAGAATGAGCTTTGGCAGTAAACTCACAATTATGTTACAGTTTGTGGTTATGCATATTAAAGCACAAGTAAGTTTGAACAGTCTTTCAGGTTGATTTGTGCATTTGACAATCCTGGAGGacaaacagtaaacagagaTGGACAAAGGATAACGTGAATTTGATACATGTTTAGCATAGTTGATTCACTGCAGCCATGACTACTGTATCAGAGCTGTTCATCAGCACATATTGTAAATGCACCAATATGGAAGATCTCAATTATTGTGTAAAATAACTTTTGCAAAAAATAAAGAGGAGGAAATATTCCAGAGCTGCATTATTatattagtcaatcaacagaaaactaatcTGCAATCATTTTGTTAGTCagataattgtttcagtcatttttttaaagcaaaaataacacatatttGCTGGTTATGgcttctcaaatttgatttTGAGCCTTTCTGTGccataaatgacagtaaacagaattttatttttggatttagACTTTGGACTTTTGATGcaccaaacaagacatttgaagatgtcacctagAAATCATAATGGTTCACAATTTTATGACATTGATAGtctaaaaataatctgcagaataaGTTTCTCTAAATTACTCACTGTTCTGTTTTATCTACACATCTCAAGCaagttttaagtttattttcatattgtagcTGAAATAGGCACAAACCACTAGGTGTTGTGGACCAATAACAGGATCAACAGAGCTTAGCAGTGTCCACTTAATACATCATAAATCTACAGTAggttttgtgtgcttgtgttgtaGGTATGTGGAGTTCAACCTGGTGTATGACAGAGGAGTGAAGTTTGGCTTGGCCACACCTGGCTCCAGAATTGAGAGCATCCTCATGTCCCTCCCCCTCACTGCCAGGTAAGCTAACACCAGTGTCAAGGAGTGGTAGTGCTGCCCTTATATGTCAGCAATGAGCTGAGTAATGTTGTTGCTTGGTAACGAACTCACCCTTCATCCTCAGGTGGGAGTACATGCACGAGCCTGCCAAAGGTACCCAAGAGGCTGAGATGATAGAAGTGTTACGAAACCCAAAGGAGTGGGTGTGATCACAGTGTTCACAAGTTTACATGTCAACATGGACAAAACATCCAGgaaattgttgtattttataatgCTGTGACCTGTGTTTTCTGCGACGGTACTTTTCTCTGTCCCCTGTTTGCTATGTTTTGTCAAATCAGCCTTGTTAACACTTAATCGCACTGGCATTAGTACTGATAATGAGACTTTGTATTGTTACACTTTTGACTGGGCTTTGTGCCATTACTGACTGCCTGGCAAAGTAAAGCAAAACCAAATGATTTAACTTCACAGGTGGCCACTGTACCTGCTTTTAGGTCAGCTGACATTGATGTgctcctttttaaaatgtgtttgtgtcaaacaCTAGCTGCACCTTTTTTCTATACTTGGGCTAAATGTGGGTTGCACTACTTGGACCTGTCTGGACTGACCACTGAAAGGGAAAAATGGAACAAACTGAGCcaccatgtgtgtatgtgtgttctacCACTGGTATCAATTtttattaaaactgattttcagtgCATTTGCTCATTAGAATGAAGTTTTCTTTGACAATCCAAGCTAAATAATAGGAAATTAGGTGTTCCCCATTTAGTACCATTTACATTGTGGTTGGTCGCTCACTTGTGGTTAATGAATCACTTCCTGGTTTGTTTGAACAGCAGTTAACAATACTAGGATTTTGGATCATGTTACTCAGAGAGGATGAGTGTGACTCAAAGGCCAGGTGGCTGCTAGAAGAAAGAAGAATGTttccaaaacaacattttttagaTACAAAGTCTCTGGTTATGATCAGGTTTTTGGAATACTCTGCTTATGAGATACTGTGGCATGTAAACAccatatccaggtttctgatcattctcatttcattttatataacATCTTTGACCCTAATATGCCACCTAAAACTTACTTTTTCTGACTGATAACCCCCCCTCTGAATCATATATCCTCTATTTGTTACGGCACTTAATTGAAAGTACAAAGAACTACTCAAATCCAAGACCCTATTTTATGGTTTCATTCTCAATTTCTTGTGtatcattttacacatttatctGTAATCCCTTTCATGTAACTTTGAAATGATATGCTCCAACAGCGAATAGACCGAATGTATCATACATGTGTAAAATGACAGTGTGGGTGAGTACATCAGGTTAGTAACTGATGAAAACACTCAGTAAACTCTTTTACACATTGGATCAAGTTCTCAAGACTCTGAATGTAATTACAGAAACACGTAgcaaattttaaatgttttattacaaattAATTCAAGCTTCTGCACATATCAAGGATTTATAACAAGTTCCCTTGCATTTATTGTTatataacattttgtttgtttgataagGCATTGTAAAAACAGGGCTCTGTAAGTAACAGTACAACTGACCTAACCATAATGGCTACCTCTACCAGCACAACTCAGTTCAAGGTCATAGCAAGTGCTGAGGTTCAAAGGTCAACTCACAAAAAAAGTAGAATAATAATCAGTGCTCAGAGTCTGTAAGGTGTGAAAAGGACATGTGAGACATTTATCAGTACCGGTGAACATTAGACTGATATATTTGGTTTTTAGAGTGTATGCAACAATATTGCATATAGAGTACaagaaccttttttttccagaagaTTGCAGTGACATCGTTATTGCTGAGAGTGATGCTTAACACGTCAAACTAGagtgtctttgttttcatttaacagCTCCTTTAGAGCTTCAACACAAAGTGCCTTCATTTATTCACGACCTACTACAGTTACATTAGAATCAATGCATTCACTGCATTCCTATGCAGcaaaaaacaatctcaccaaTACTTACTTTCACCCATacaatacatatttatatacaaataCATCACACATGCTAAACATGGACTCTATCCTTAGTGGCGTTAAAATACAGAATCTCTCACCCCTGATAACTCTTTTCCCAAAGCTTCTGTCTCTATTGCTTTCTGTCCCACAATCCTGTGCAAGTCACTCCTCAACTTACATTTATACCGTAGGTAGCTGCAAACCTATTTGAAAAATCTTCAGTGTATTTTCAGTGAAAGTAGCACACCAGGCAAACTCTGAACTCATATCCAACACAGTTACGTTAGCTTTGGGGGGAAAGAGTAGGGAAAGATTTTCACAGTTAAAGCAGGCTCTTAGCAACAGTCAACGGCCCAGAGATGGACATGGGCCAGTGAGCTCTGACCATCAACAAACACTGCAGAGCCAGACCCAACCTCGTGCGTACAGACCAAGCTGCATGCATTACCAAAATATAAGCACATGTGACACGCATACACAAAACCAATTTCAGTGCCCCCCTTTACAACTGATGGCCTTTATCTTGAATTTTAAACTCTAAAACATTCACAAGTGTATACTGAGGTTGGACTGATGCATTAGTTTGGCAACTTCACTATTTAAGCCTGCATTAAGTGATATTTTTGATAAACAACAAATCATATTACTGATTATGATGCAGAAGTCTCTTTAGTAGTGTCGAACCCACTGAGAATGAACACCCAACTCTGCCCTTGGCTAATGATCCCTTTAACCCCAGATATAAAACTGGGCAGCCCGCCATTCATAGTTAACAAACTAAGCCAAGCATACCAAGCCAAGCCATGAAATCTTAGCATGTAGCAGTCTAAAGACCTAGGtatttttctcaggaattgGTCAACCAAACCAGAGTTAACAAGTAAATATTGGACATAGATTAATCAGTTGGTCACAAACAGTAGGATGAAACAAGTGGAATGctcatgttgctctgtgtttgctgaATGTACGAGCAGATAATTGTCTGCTAGGTTAGCACAAAAAATGCCtgattttgaatttgtttttgattctttctgtctgctagtggtaaaaaaaatcacttaacGCAGCTTTAATTAGTCTTGGTATCACTGGAATTGATGTTCTGtggtctaaatgctgtttctgaATCTTGCAAAGAAAAGGTTTTGCAAATCgaaaatgtataaaattctTGATGGAAACAGTAAATACTTTGATAACAAAAAGCTCAAATTTAAACCTACAGCACAGAACTTTTGtatcccccttctggcagtcagagtaattacaaaaacactgtccaaattggtgttatttggataaactgaccacatattgtgAGTCTAAATtgttactttcttgcctgaaaaaatattaaaactgaagtgacatattaacagtcctacagcttTTAGCCACGCATACCCAGTATGCCTTGTGGTTTGACAAAGATAACTCAGGGCCGAGCACCCATCGAGATGCCAAACATGATGTAATTTCCCCAGAAAATCTGAAAGGaaaccaatcattgctggttGACGTACAATGCATCACTATGGGTGCACCGGCACAGGAATGTCATAccagacaccagatttaaaaactctgtatattgtgaaatacagagagatgtATGATCCGCATTGTGTaaactcatttggcaagggcttgaatgtattggatgttcatttatatgtaaaagtcccacactccagctttaaagaTATAATAAGTAGGTACAAAATATCCAATATTGGCCACTTAAGTCTAAAAAGATTGGCACTAGCCTTCAGTAAAGCATCGGTCCAACCTCCATATACACATAGTTGTCCTTCATTGTGGCGATCAGAGcccatttttcttctttacgCCACATGCAACATTTGTTATGTCTATTGAGTTAAATTATTTGCTAAAGTGTGAGAGCATAGATGCAACTTCAATTCAGCTGAGgtgattgttggttttggtattGCAATATAATTTTCTCCTTCCTGCTTTCACTTCACCTCATTGATGAAATGTTAGTGCAAATTTCAACAGCGCTGGCTCTGGCACAGATTGCATTAGTCCATTAACCAGACAGATAGTAGTGTTTCTTTGTATGTCGAATGGGGAAGGCTGGTGATACCACAACAGTGGTGCTGCTAAACGATAAGATGGTCTTAGTGTTGGTTAGGGCTTTAGTTGGGATGGTAGTGAAAGACAGGTTTACTTCTCATGGCCACCGGTGACATTAGTCGTGCTGGAGTTGACTATGTCGTCATACTGTGGAGGTGGCTCCGTCTCTATATGGACGTCAGCATGGCCCACAGCCTCCTCGTAAGACGGTGGAGGGTCACCAGCGCTTCCTCTTCCTGATGTGAGCTCTGAGCCTGGATAAGCTGGGCTGCTGTGGACACTGAGTTCTGATTGGTCACCGTGGTGGTAATCCCTCCCCCAATGGTCCATAGAGACCACTGACAGGACGTGGTCGTGATGTGAGTGTCCCAGGCTGGGGCTGCGCTGTGAGCGTTTGCGGGATTGGCAACGCCACACTGTGATGGCGACAGCAGCGATGATGAGCACAACCAGCAGCAATGGCACAATCAGGTAGAGAGAGTGAACTCCGCCGACCACTGTCTCCAGCCCTCCAGATGGACTACTCTCCCGCACATATTCCTCCCAGAATCGTctctgcagccaatcagaacacagacacacatgctgtCAAAACCATTAAGATATcacaaatattttcttcaaCGTAAGACTCATCTCTATTCAGTATAAACACTATGGTACAAAATTGTTTCCAAAATCCAAGGTCAAAGTACACACAGTGTCCACTGTATGAATACTTTTTATCTGGATTACCGCGACACAAAGGCAGGAGACAACAGCACCCGAACAAAAAGCGACCACATGATTGTTGCACAAACATCTACGTGACTTTTCTCTCCAGCCTCTCACAATGGTTACAAATACGCCTCCCTCCCTAGCATGAACTCGGCTGTTCTTCCTGCTGATAATCATCACTTCCTGAAAAAACACCCACATTCCACAAGCTACCAGTCTTGGCATAGAATTCCATTACTGGATATATGAACCTGACAAAGTAGCACTTTAAAAGGATGAGTTACTCAACAGTAATAATATTGATTTGAGGATTTGCAGCCAGTGACCGGTCAGATCAAAAGAAGAATTAAGCAGCAGGAAGATAACTTAATTTGTGTACTACCCTGTGGataattgttgtgttgttgcttgaaatgtgtttgtttaatgacCCTGTGAGCTGTGGGGAATTTCTGTCTGACCAGTCATATACTGACCGGGAAATCTGTGAACATGTGACTCCCTGCTGAAGATAAAAGCCCTGTACAGAAACTATAACTGGTGAGTTATTCATATCACTGTATGTCAGAAAAAtctgaactattcctttaagtggTTTATGTGGGTTTGCAAATGTAGCCATAAACAATGTGTGGCAGGAGTTTTAATGTATTCTACTTTTCTACTCCTGAGTGTATTTTTTTAGTCGTCAGGAGAGGAAGTATTGTATATCTGATGTGATGTGCCTCTCGTCCCCTCACCGTCTTTTCGTCATTCTCGAAAGCCTCGCGTGCCTCTTCATAGGTGCAGACCTCCTCTCGGCACTCCCTCTGGATGTTGCCCTGCTTCATCTCCTCCAGTAGGAAGTTGGCCCTGCGCAGCCGCCGCAGCACCGAGTGCGCCGCGTCCGCTGGCAGGAACACTGGGAGGAGGGCGATAGGAAGTTAGTGGAGTTTTAGAGGGAGAGAAGCAGACAAAGACAAGGACAAAGAGGTGGTGAGGATGTAAGATTGAGAGAtgtgtgagagaaaataaaagcatgaatcaaGATAACAAGCAGAGACAGGAATAATAGGAAAGGAGTGAGTCAGTAAGCGGAACAGCAGGGAAGAGGAAGCAAAGGGGGAAGAAATTAAGCAAAGAGAGAGTGTATtgaaagagagaagagtgaGGCAtgaggaacaaaaaaaagaggatagAGATGCTGAAAAA is a window of Thunnus thynnus chromosome 8, fThuThy2.1, whole genome shotgun sequence DNA encoding:
- the prrg1 gene encoding transmembrane gamma-carboxyglutamic acid protein 1, producing MGSVFLPADAAHSVLRRLRRANFLLEEMKQGNIQRECREEVCTYEEAREAFENDEKTRRFWEEYVRESSPSGGLETVVGGVHSLYLIVPLLLVVLIIAAVAITVWRCQSRKRSQRSPSLGHSHHDHVLSVVSMDHWGRDYHHGDQSELSVHSSPAYPGSELTSGRGSAGDPPPSYEEAVGHADVHIETEPPPQYDDIVNSSTTNVTGGHEK
- the cpox gene encoding oxygen-dependent coproporphyrinogen-III oxidase, mitochondrial, with the protein product MATIVFCSVNKTAQTTSRRCLISHLKGLANAGVSQLPLASTHSPSLSLLTGTRWFSRGTGVRFMSHGTAGRAAAGRSRRGALALSGAAAVTAAAAVAGFLANASHFQRAEMATKIPKAAEDKEQEGDILERCRGFMSLPVTDVGVLQGRKGEMRTRMEMLIMETQADFCKALEEVDGGKFKVDRWHRKEGGGGISCVLQDGKVFEKAGVNVSVVFGNLTEEAAKQMRSRGKVLKGKDGKLPFCAMGVSSVIHPKNPHIPTVHFNYRYFEIEEEDGSKQWWFGGGTDLTPVYINKEDAFHFHNTLKEACDKHHSQYYSDFKKWCDRYFYIRHRGETRGIGGIFFDDLDSPSQEEAFNFVKSCARTVVPCYLPIIYKHLKDPFTDEEKDWQQVRRGRYVEFNLVYDRGVKFGLATPGSRIESILMSLPLTARWEYMHEPAKGTQEAEMIEVLRNPKEWV